A genomic window from Hyalangium gracile includes:
- a CDS encoding pyridoxamine 5'-phosphate oxidase family protein: protein MANKKADQKDVGQQEAIAHLGKLIQDIKVAMMTTIEADGTLRSRPMWTHNRDFDGELWFFTREHSAKVGEVEHDHHVNLSYSDPTKDSFVSVSGRCRLVLDKEKARELWNPTLKAWFPDGLEDPELALLCVKVEKAEYWDTPNSRMVQLIGFAKAVLTGETYQPGDNEKVRLDTDAGLSVH, encoded by the coding sequence ATGGCCAACAAGAAGGCAGATCAGAAAGACGTCGGGCAGCAGGAAGCCATCGCGCACCTGGGCAAGCTCATCCAGGACATCAAGGTGGCGATGATGACGACCATCGAGGCGGACGGCACCCTGCGCAGCCGCCCCATGTGGACGCACAACCGCGACTTCGACGGGGAGCTCTGGTTCTTCACCCGCGAGCACTCGGCCAAGGTGGGCGAGGTGGAGCATGACCACCACGTGAACCTCTCCTATTCGGACCCCACCAAGGACAGCTTCGTCTCCGTGAGCGGCCGCTGCCGCCTGGTGCTCGACAAGGAGAAGGCCCGCGAGCTGTGGAACCCCACCCTCAAGGCCTGGTTCCCCGACGGGCTGGAGGATCCGGAGCTCGCGCTGCTGTGCGTCAAGGTGGAGAAGGCCGAGTACTGGGACACGCCCAACAGCCGCATGGTGCAGCTGATCGGCTTCGCCAAGGCCGTGCTCACCGGCGAGACGTACCAGCCCGGCGACAACGAGAAGGTGCGGCTGGACACGGACGCGGGGCTCTCGGTGCACTGA
- a CDS encoding inositol-3-phosphate synthase, producing the protein MTTKARAVSKPEGKLAVLLPGLGAVATTLIAGVEMMRQGKGLPVGSLTQMGTARLGKRTEGRTVRIQDLVPLTSVNDIAFGAWDIISENAAQVAARSDVLSKEHQELVRPALEKIVPKKGVHNPEFVRRIAANHIKSTKTHRESIEALRQDIRDFKKELGARRAVMIVTASVETYTGNPPATHSLEALEKALDANDASINPTLLYAYAALKEGVPFANATPNTSVDTPALQELARKENVPVAGRDLKSGQTMMKTVIAPALKARMLGLQGWFSTNILGNRDGEVLDDPQAFKAKEVTKAGVLDTILQPDLYPELYGNVSHKVSIHYYPPRGDAKEGWDNIDIFGWMGYPMQLKINFLCRDSILAAPLVLDIALFLDLAKRLEWKGIQEWMSFYFKSPMALEGLQAEHDLFIQTTKLKNTLRAIAGEEPITHLGLDYYGDDLPLAR; encoded by the coding sequence ATGACTACGAAGGCAAGGGCAGTCTCCAAGCCCGAGGGGAAGCTGGCGGTTCTGCTGCCGGGTCTCGGCGCTGTGGCCACCACGCTGATCGCGGGTGTCGAGATGATGCGGCAGGGCAAGGGCCTGCCGGTGGGTTCGCTGACGCAGATGGGCACCGCCCGCCTGGGCAAGCGCACCGAGGGCCGTACCGTGCGCATCCAGGACCTGGTTCCCCTGACGAGCGTCAATGACATCGCCTTTGGCGCCTGGGACATCATCAGCGAGAACGCGGCGCAGGTGGCCGCTCGCTCGGACGTGCTGAGCAAGGAGCACCAGGAGCTGGTGCGCCCCGCGCTGGAGAAGATCGTCCCGAAGAAGGGCGTGCACAACCCCGAGTTCGTGCGCCGCATCGCCGCCAACCACATCAAGAGCACCAAGACGCACCGCGAGAGCATCGAGGCGCTGCGCCAGGACATCCGCGACTTCAAGAAGGAGCTGGGTGCCAGGCGCGCGGTGATGATCGTCACCGCCTCGGTGGAGACGTACACGGGCAACCCGCCGGCCACGCACTCGCTGGAGGCGCTGGAGAAGGCGCTGGACGCCAACGACGCGTCCATCAACCCCACGCTGCTGTACGCGTACGCGGCGCTGAAGGAGGGCGTGCCCTTCGCCAACGCCACGCCGAACACCTCCGTGGACACCCCCGCGCTGCAGGAGCTGGCGCGCAAGGAGAACGTCCCGGTGGCGGGCCGCGACCTGAAGAGCGGCCAGACGATGATGAAGACGGTCATCGCCCCGGCGCTCAAGGCGCGCATGCTGGGCCTGCAGGGTTGGTTCTCCACCAACATCCTGGGCAACCGCGACGGCGAGGTGCTGGATGATCCGCAGGCCTTCAAGGCCAAGGAAGTGACCAAGGCGGGCGTGCTGGACACCATCCTCCAGCCGGACCTGTACCCCGAGCTCTACGGCAACGTGAGCCACAAGGTCTCCATCCACTACTACCCGCCGCGCGGCGACGCGAAGGAGGGCTGGGACAACATCGACATCTTCGGGTGGATGGGCTACCCCATGCAGCTGAAGATCAACTTCCTGTGCCGCGACTCCATCCTGGCCGCGCCGCTGGTGCTGGACATCGCCCTGTTCCTGGACCTGGCCAAGCGCCTGGAGTGGAAGGGCATCCAGGAGTGGATGTCCTTCTACTTCAAGAGCCCCATGGCGCTGGAGGGACTGCAGGCCGAGCACGACCTGTTCATCCAGACGACGAAGCTGAAGAACACGCTGCGCGCCATCGCGGGCGAAGAGCCCATCACCCACCTCGGCCTCGACTACTACGGGGATGACCTCCCGCTCGCCCGATAA
- a CDS encoding sigma 54-interacting transcriptional regulator: MSPEASGTVEAAPSNAASRMLVRQFRMRIIAGPDTGGVHASQGARVVIGTDESADVRLRDRTVSRFHCEIALVDGQAVLKDPGSRNGTLVDGVPVFHAPLRDGSVLTLGHTQLRLEFGPEHISIVLSERERFGTMVGRASSMRALFAMLERVAPTDATVLIEGETGTGKEAVAESIHLESTRSKGPFIVVDCGAVPHDLLESELFGHERGSFTGATNRREGAFEAASGGTLFLDEIGELSSDLQPKLLRALERREIKRVGTNQYLPIDVRVVAATNRNLRAEVNAKRFRSDLFYRLAVVQVALPPLKERTEDLPLLVEHILTSLGASQHPEAPELRTAEFMRELARHAWPGNVRELRNYLERCLALRERQPLSAELGEASEETGVPICAALPLRDAREQWTRYCEQRYLTEVLRTAGNNVTAAARAAGVDRIHFYRLLWRHGLR, translated from the coding sequence TTGAGTCCGGAGGCGAGCGGCACGGTCGAGGCGGCGCCCTCCAACGCCGCCAGCCGCATGCTGGTGCGCCAGTTCCGGATGCGGATCATCGCGGGGCCGGATACGGGGGGCGTCCACGCCTCGCAGGGCGCGCGTGTGGTGATCGGCACGGATGAGTCCGCGGATGTGCGCCTGCGCGACCGGACCGTGTCCCGGTTCCACTGTGAGATTGCCCTGGTCGACGGCCAGGCGGTGCTGAAGGATCCGGGCAGCCGCAACGGCACCCTGGTGGATGGGGTGCCGGTGTTCCATGCGCCGCTGCGCGATGGCTCCGTGCTGACCCTGGGGCACACGCAGCTCCGCCTGGAGTTCGGGCCCGAGCACATCAGCATCGTGCTCTCCGAGCGGGAGCGCTTCGGGACGATGGTCGGACGCGCCTCGTCCATGCGGGCGCTGTTCGCGATGCTCGAGCGGGTGGCGCCGACGGATGCCACCGTGCTCATCGAAGGAGAGACGGGCACGGGCAAGGAGGCGGTGGCGGAGTCGATCCACCTGGAGAGCACGCGGAGCAAGGGGCCCTTCATCGTGGTGGACTGCGGCGCCGTGCCGCATGATCTGCTGGAGAGCGAGCTGTTCGGCCACGAGCGCGGCTCCTTTACCGGGGCGACGAACCGGCGCGAGGGAGCGTTCGAGGCCGCCTCGGGCGGCACCTTGTTCCTCGACGAGATTGGAGAGCTGTCGAGCGATCTGCAGCCCAAGCTGCTGCGCGCGCTCGAGCGGCGAGAGATCAAGCGGGTGGGCACCAACCAGTACCTCCCCATCGACGTCCGGGTGGTGGCGGCCACCAACCGGAACCTGCGAGCCGAGGTGAACGCGAAGCGGTTCCGCTCGGATCTGTTCTACCGGCTCGCCGTGGTGCAGGTGGCCCTGCCGCCGCTGAAGGAGCGGACCGAGGATCTGCCGCTGCTCGTCGAGCACATCCTCACGAGCCTGGGAGCTTCCCAGCACCCCGAGGCGCCCGAGCTTCGCACCGCGGAGTTCATGCGTGAGCTGGCGCGCCATGCCTGGCCCGGCAACGTCCGCGAGCTGCGCAACTACCTGGAGCGGTGCCTGGCGCTGCGCGAGCGCCAGCCCCTGAGCGCCGAGCTGGGAGAAGCCTCCGAGGAGACGGGAGTGCCCATCTGCGCGGCGCTGCCCCTGCGCGACGCGCGCGAGCAATGGACGCGCTACTGCGAGCAGCGCTACCTCACCGAGGTGCTGCGCACGGCCGGGAACAATGTGACCGCCGCGGCGCGCGCGGCGGGAGTGGACCGCATCCACTTCTATCGCCTGCTCTGGCGCCACGGCCTGCGCTGA
- a CDS encoding aldo/keto reductase, producing MDDERNHDAGNPDGGSRAASSQRPGPSRREVIAAGLGSALLMGAGPAQPEKRTMMTRPIPRTGEQLPVIGLGTWQTFNVGPAQKERAPLRDVLKRFLEKGGRVIDSSPMYDRAELVVGELLEGLGQSRTPFLASKVWTMGRAEGEQQMNTSVQRMGRGRMDLMQVHNLVDVNTHLATLRQWQQAGRIRYVGVTHYLPSAFEQMEKLVRQEALDFVQLPYSIIQRDAEARLLPACADQGVAVLVMSPFEQGGLFEKVRGKPLPPWAADFDCTSWAQFFLKFILGHPAVTCPIPATSNPKHLEDNLKAGFGRLPDEKTRAKMVKHLGL from the coding sequence ATGGATGACGAGCGCAACCACGACGCAGGGAATCCCGACGGCGGCTCTCGAGCCGCCTCTTCCCAGCGCCCGGGCCCCTCTCGCCGGGAAGTCATCGCCGCGGGGCTCGGCAGCGCGCTGCTGATGGGCGCCGGCCCCGCCCAGCCGGAGAAGCGCACCATGATGACCCGCCCCATTCCTCGCACCGGCGAGCAGCTGCCCGTCATCGGGCTCGGCACCTGGCAGACCTTCAACGTGGGCCCCGCCCAGAAGGAGCGCGCCCCGCTGCGCGACGTGCTCAAGCGCTTCCTGGAGAAGGGCGGCCGCGTCATCGACTCCTCGCCCATGTATGACCGCGCGGAGCTGGTGGTGGGCGAGCTGCTGGAGGGGCTCGGCCAGTCCCGCACGCCCTTCCTCGCCTCCAAGGTGTGGACCATGGGGCGCGCCGAGGGCGAGCAGCAGATGAACACCTCCGTGCAGCGCATGGGCCGCGGGCGCATGGACCTGATGCAGGTGCACAACCTGGTGGACGTGAACACGCACCTGGCCACCCTGCGCCAGTGGCAGCAGGCCGGGCGCATCCGCTACGTCGGCGTCACCCACTACCTGCCCTCGGCCTTCGAGCAGATGGAGAAGCTCGTCCGCCAGGAGGCGCTGGACTTCGTGCAGCTGCCCTACTCCATCATCCAGCGCGACGCGGAGGCCCGCCTGCTGCCGGCCTGCGCCGACCAGGGTGTGGCCGTGCTGGTGATGAGCCCCTTCGAGCAGGGCGGCCTCTTCGAGAAGGTGCGCGGCAAGCCCCTGCCCCCGTGGGCCGCCGACTTCGACTGCACCAGCTGGGCCCAGTTCTTCCTCAAGTTCATCCTCGGGCACCCCGCGGTGACGTGCCCCATCCCCGCCACCAGCAACCCCAAGCACCTCGAGGACAACCTCAAGGCCGGCTTCGGCCGCCTGCCCGACGAGAAGACCCGCGCGAAGATGGTGAAGCACCTGGGCCTCTGA
- a CDS encoding FHA domain-containing protein: MISIKQLRALGTSLSAEEFRRQLGPFALIQRPPSPRASDELASTHAADKATIERGMLSLLFEFEDLQVATLPPLGETDSLMFGRLPDCDVVLDDGSVSKQHAALRWNEAERRCTVKDLGSRNGTFLNGTLVMNREATLKDGDILSVGYVQFWFLLADTLYTRLRSPPGRMG, from the coding sequence GTGATCTCCATCAAGCAACTGCGAGCGCTCGGTACCTCCCTGTCCGCGGAGGAGTTCCGCCGCCAGCTCGGGCCGTTCGCGCTCATCCAGCGCCCTCCGAGCCCCAGGGCATCGGACGAGCTGGCCTCCACGCACGCGGCCGACAAGGCGACGATCGAGCGGGGGATGCTCTCGCTCCTCTTCGAGTTCGAGGACCTCCAGGTGGCCACGCTGCCGCCGCTGGGCGAGACGGACTCGCTGATGTTCGGGCGGCTGCCGGACTGCGACGTGGTGCTCGATGACGGCTCGGTGTCCAAGCAGCACGCGGCGCTGCGCTGGAACGAGGCGGAGCGCCGCTGCACCGTGAAGGACCTGGGCTCGCGCAACGGCACGTTCCTGAACGGCACCCTCGTCATGAATCGCGAGGCCACGCTCAAGGACGGAGACATCCTGAGCGTGGGCTACGTGCAGTTCTGGTTCCTGCTGGCGGACACCCTCTACACCCGGCTGCGCAGCCCGCCGGGGAGGATGGGCTGA
- a CDS encoding pirin family protein, which produces MTGDSEETRSHPEVETFIVAPTRDLGDGFQVRRALPSARRRMVGPFIFLDQMGPAGFQPGHGLDVRPHPHIGLATVTYLFEGEVLHRDSLGMVQPIRPGEVNWMTAGRGIAHSERTAPELRPAGGKLFGIQAWVALPKQYEETEPAFVHHASDTMPFIEGEGVRMHLIAGALHGKRSPVRTFSDMFYADVVLEAGARLKLPAEYEERAFYLAEGTVELDGIAFSPGELPVFRAGKELVIQATSPARLMLLGGEPMDGPRYIFWNFVSSSRDRLEAAKADWKGGRFAPVPQETEFIPLPEDPPPVRYP; this is translated from the coding sequence GTGACGGGCGACTCCGAGGAGACGCGGTCCCACCCCGAGGTGGAGACCTTCATCGTCGCTCCCACGCGGGACCTGGGTGACGGGTTCCAGGTGCGACGGGCGCTGCCTTCCGCACGGCGCCGGATGGTGGGGCCCTTCATCTTCCTGGACCAGATGGGGCCCGCCGGGTTCCAGCCGGGCCATGGGCTCGACGTGCGGCCGCATCCGCACATCGGCCTGGCCACCGTCACCTATCTCTTCGAGGGAGAGGTGCTCCACCGCGACAGCCTGGGCATGGTGCAGCCCATCCGGCCCGGCGAGGTGAACTGGATGACCGCGGGGCGGGGCATCGCGCACTCGGAGCGCACGGCGCCCGAGCTGCGGCCCGCGGGTGGGAAGCTGTTCGGCATCCAGGCCTGGGTGGCGCTGCCGAAGCAGTACGAGGAGACGGAGCCCGCCTTCGTCCACCACGCCTCGGACACCATGCCCTTCATCGAGGGCGAGGGCGTGCGGATGCACCTCATCGCCGGTGCGCTCCATGGGAAGCGCTCGCCGGTGCGGACGTTCTCGGACATGTTCTACGCGGACGTCGTGCTGGAGGCGGGTGCGCGGCTGAAGCTGCCAGCCGAGTACGAGGAGCGCGCGTTCTACCTCGCCGAGGGCACGGTGGAGCTGGACGGCATCGCGTTCAGCCCGGGAGAGCTCCCCGTCTTCCGCGCGGGCAAGGAGCTCGTCATCCAGGCCACCAGCCCCGCGCGGCTGATGCTGCTCGGGGGCGAGCCCATGGACGGGCCGCGCTACATCTTCTGGAACTTCGTCTCCAGCTCGAGGGATCGGCTGGAAGCGGCGAAGGCGGACTGGAAGGGCGGCCGCTTCGCCCCCGTGCCTCAGGAGACGGAGTTCATCCCGCTGCCCGAGGATCCTCCGCCCGTTCGCTATCCCTGA
- a CDS encoding protein-tyrosine phosphatase family protein — protein sequence MSVSLLREVHHVPGVRGWVRKQVLRSVARVVEWTTKLPGRGMNVSRVNDWLWVGGSVSRSQYAALAAAGITAVIDLRAERCDDAAALAALGIELLHLPVTDRYPPSVEQLMKGVEWALPRLKAGGRLYAHCEHGVGRGPLMGLAVMVAQGAEVAAAYRALRQARWQATLNDRQLRGLADFNTAWATRAGHPGTEAGRVAPPGATGS from the coding sequence ATGAGCGTCTCGCTGCTGCGAGAGGTGCACCACGTCCCGGGCGTGCGCGGCTGGGTGCGCAAGCAGGTGCTGCGCTCGGTGGCGCGCGTGGTGGAGTGGACGACGAAGCTGCCGGGGCGCGGAATGAACGTCTCGCGGGTGAACGACTGGCTGTGGGTGGGCGGCTCGGTGTCGCGCTCGCAGTACGCGGCGCTGGCGGCGGCGGGCATCACCGCGGTCATCGATCTGCGCGCCGAGCGCTGTGACGACGCGGCGGCGCTGGCGGCGCTGGGCATCGAGCTGCTGCACCTGCCGGTGACGGACCGCTACCCGCCCTCGGTGGAGCAGCTGATGAAGGGCGTGGAGTGGGCCCTGCCGCGGCTGAAGGCCGGGGGCCGGCTCTACGCCCACTGCGAGCACGGCGTGGGGCGCGGGCCGCTGATGGGGCTGGCGGTGATGGTGGCGCAGGGCGCGGAGGTGGCGGCGGCGTACCGCGCGCTGCGGCAGGCGCGCTGGCAGGCGACCTTGAATGATAGACAGCTACGGGGCCTGGCGGACTTCAACACCGCGTGGGCCACGAGGGCCGGGCACCCGGGCACCGAGGCGGGGCGAGTGGCCCCTCCGGGTGCCACGGGCAGCTGA
- a CDS encoding phosphatase PAP2 family protein, with the protein MTSRSPDKTGSKTFQWLVSLAGVSHLVFVAAVGKLRWEHAVADLLLVGLAFAGPAPRRFLRGAFPLWLTGVLLDTQWLWLGLRGHIHTGDLWELERKLFPAPGLETWPSYFVTRTHAVLDFFCGFSYAAYLYEVFALALLFFFRKHPRFELLCWSFMLVNALGVVTYMLYPAAPPWYVMKYGPGPADLTAPPDQAGTARFDALLGITYFAKFYARNPNIFGAMPSLHAAYPVIVVWQAWRLGRAWRVGTVAFAALVAFSAIYLQHHYILDVVAGVVAALVASMAVEYALVRREAPAVATAPLMPGGDSRA; encoded by the coding sequence ATGACCTCCCGCTCGCCCGATAAGACCGGGTCGAAGACGTTCCAGTGGCTCGTCTCCCTGGCGGGGGTGAGCCACCTCGTCTTCGTCGCCGCGGTGGGGAAGCTACGGTGGGAGCACGCCGTGGCGGACCTGCTGCTCGTGGGGCTGGCCTTCGCCGGCCCCGCGCCGCGGCGCTTTTTGCGGGGGGCCTTCCCGCTGTGGCTCACCGGCGTGCTGCTGGACACCCAGTGGCTGTGGCTGGGCCTGCGCGGGCACATCCACACCGGGGACTTGTGGGAGCTGGAGCGCAAGCTCTTCCCGGCCCCTGGCCTCGAGACGTGGCCCTCGTACTTCGTCACGCGCACCCACGCGGTGCTCGACTTCTTCTGTGGCTTCTCCTACGCGGCGTACCTCTACGAGGTGTTCGCCCTGGCGCTGCTGTTCTTCTTCCGCAAGCACCCGCGCTTCGAGTTGCTCTGCTGGTCCTTCATGCTGGTGAACGCCCTGGGGGTGGTGACGTACATGCTCTACCCCGCGGCGCCGCCCTGGTACGTGATGAAGTACGGCCCGGGTCCCGCGGACCTCACGGCCCCTCCGGACCAGGCGGGCACGGCGCGCTTCGACGCGCTGCTGGGCATCACCTACTTCGCGAAGTTCTACGCCCGCAACCCCAACATCTTCGGCGCCATGCCGTCCCTGCACGCCGCCTACCCCGTCATCGTCGTGTGGCAGGCGTGGCGGCTGGGCCGGGCGTGGCGCGTGGGGACGGTGGCCTTCGCGGCGCTGGTGGCTTTCTCAGCCATCTACCTGCAGCACCATTACATCCTGGATGTCGTGGCGGGAGTGGTCGCCGCCCTGGTCGCCAGCATGGCCGTGGAGTACGCCCTCGTCCGGCGGGAAGCTCCAGCTGTCGCGACCGCACCGCTCATGCCCGGAGGAGACAGCCGTGCTTGA
- a CDS encoding sterol desaturase family protein, with protein MSRPYLRHQSGRMFENNFLEACSRVHPSVPFIFYIPLTLALCVWGLYTGKTTVVMSVLFVPLGVLTWIAMEYCIHRYFFHWEGNGPFTRRVHEIAHGYHHKYPDDADRLVMPLGASIPLAIVIGGLLWLVGHPAQTLPYFLGIVWGYLAYDFIHWSTHHRTPRTAWGKALRAHHMAHHFATTDRNFGISNMWVDLLVGSGGRRSKRTEKEEATEGTRPEVSSGVTE; from the coding sequence ATGAGCCGTCCCTACCTCCGACACCAATCCGGCCGCATGTTCGAGAACAACTTTCTCGAGGCATGCTCGCGAGTCCACCCCTCCGTGCCGTTCATCTTCTACATCCCCCTCACGCTGGCGCTGTGCGTGTGGGGCCTGTACACCGGGAAGACGACGGTGGTGATGAGCGTGCTCTTCGTGCCGCTGGGCGTGCTGACGTGGATCGCCATGGAGTACTGCATCCACCGGTACTTCTTCCACTGGGAGGGCAACGGCCCGTTCACCCGGCGGGTGCACGAGATTGCCCACGGCTATCACCACAAGTACCCGGATGACGCGGACCGGCTGGTGATGCCGCTGGGCGCGAGCATCCCGCTGGCCATCGTCATCGGCGGGCTGCTGTGGCTGGTGGGCCACCCGGCGCAGACGCTTCCGTACTTCCTGGGCATCGTCTGGGGCTACCTGGCGTACGACTTCATCCACTGGTCCACGCACCACCGCACGCCGCGCACGGCGTGGGGCAAGGCGCTGCGCGCGCACCACATGGCGCACCACTTCGCCACCACGGACCGCAACTTCGGCATCAGCAACATGTGGGTGGACCTCCTGGTGGGCAGCGGCGGCCGGCGTTCCAAGCGCACCGAGAAGGAAGAGGCCACCGAGGGCACCCGTCCCGAGGTGAGCTCGGGTGTGACGGAGTGA
- a CDS encoding rhodanese-like domain-containing protein — MNRKLLGCVFALSLAVPSIALACEGHKKEQTASRTVKSVTITEVASLQKEKKATVVDANFEQFRKDNGIIPGAVLLTSFNKYDAARELPATKDTKLVFYCANTQCKASHAAAQRALEAGYTDVNVLPDGLLGWKKAGQATTHFAPQS; from the coding sequence ATGAACCGGAAGCTGCTCGGCTGCGTCTTCGCGCTCTCGCTGGCGGTGCCGTCCATCGCCCTGGCCTGCGAGGGCCACAAGAAGGAGCAGACCGCCTCCCGCACGGTGAAGAGCGTCACCATCACCGAGGTGGCCTCGCTCCAGAAGGAGAAGAAGGCCACCGTGGTGGACGCCAACTTCGAGCAGTTCCGCAAGGACAACGGCATCATCCCCGGCGCCGTGCTGCTGACTTCCTTCAACAAGTACGACGCGGCCCGGGAGCTGCCGGCCACCAAGGACACCAAGCTCGTCTTCTACTGCGCCAACACCCAGTGCAAGGCCAGCCACGCGGCCGCCCAGCGCGCGCTCGAGGCCGGCTACACCGATGTCAACGTCCTGCCGGATGGCCTCCTGGGCTGGAAGAAGGCCGGCCAGGCCACCACCCATTTCGCGCCGCAGAGCTGA
- a CDS encoding GtrA family protein, with protein sequence MLDTLVAWIVGDLSPSARIWTALAPALLACAYFILGLLLFLVRCAIKGVPQDEETLKRGSTILVGMFLRHYFFWVIQPLWKVVYRSGLPANALSMLSGLLGVSSGVAVAAGRFTLGGWLFLAAGILDVMDGRVARLRKEANPAGAALDSVLDRYVDSAMLMGLAWYYRDTWVLLPVLVAFLGTSLVPYVRARGEGLGINIRGGAMQRLERVLFLGVGVALSPIFEAIWFPEQKHPMHWLAVVGLVFVAIMSNVTAFSRFRALVNALAPPPPVSQHKRTKAAVFGFNALAGAIATAVDFVAVLGMVEWASFSPTIATALGCVLGGVVNYSINRLVTFRSQGAVAPQLARYTLVSATSALLNAGGVALLTLHPQLPYALGWWLARGAVYFAWNLPLQRDYVFNDPPETLMERPHAA encoded by the coding sequence GTGCTTGACACCCTTGTCGCCTGGATCGTGGGAGACCTCTCTCCCTCGGCCCGCATATGGACGGCGCTGGCCCCCGCGCTGTTGGCCTGTGCCTATTTCATCCTGGGACTGCTGCTGTTCCTGGTCCGCTGCGCCATCAAGGGCGTGCCCCAGGACGAGGAGACGCTGAAGCGCGGCAGCACCATCCTGGTGGGCATGTTCCTGCGCCACTACTTCTTCTGGGTCATCCAGCCCCTGTGGAAGGTGGTGTACCGCTCGGGGCTGCCGGCCAACGCGCTGTCCATGCTGTCGGGCCTGCTGGGGGTTTCCTCCGGCGTGGCGGTGGCGGCGGGGCGCTTCACGCTGGGCGGGTGGCTCTTCCTGGCCGCCGGCATCCTGGACGTGATGGACGGCCGCGTGGCGCGGCTGCGCAAGGAGGCCAACCCGGCCGGCGCGGCGCTGGACTCGGTGCTGGACCGGTACGTGGACTCGGCCATGCTGATGGGCCTGGCCTGGTACTATCGGGACACCTGGGTGCTCCTGCCGGTGCTGGTGGCCTTCCTGGGCACCTCGCTGGTGCCGTACGTGCGCGCGCGCGGCGAGGGTCTGGGCATCAACATCCGCGGCGGGGCCATGCAGCGGCTGGAGCGGGTGCTCTTTCTGGGCGTGGGCGTGGCGCTCTCGCCCATCTTCGAGGCCATCTGGTTCCCCGAGCAGAAGCACCCCATGCACTGGCTGGCGGTGGTGGGCCTGGTGTTCGTGGCCATCATGAGCAACGTGACGGCCTTCTCGCGGTTCCGGGCGCTGGTGAACGCGCTGGCGCCGCCGCCGCCGGTGAGCCAGCACAAGCGCACCAAGGCGGCGGTGTTCGGCTTCAACGCGCTGGCGGGCGCCATCGCCACGGCGGTGGACTTCGTCGCGGTGCTGGGCATGGTGGAGTGGGCCAGCTTCTCGCCCACCATCGCCACGGCGCTGGGGTGCGTGCTGGGTGGGGTGGTGAACTACTCCATCAACCGCCTCGTCACCTTCCGGAGCCAGGGAGCGGTTGCGCCGCAGCTGGCCCGTTATACGTTGGTCAGCGCCACCAGCGCGCTGCTCAACGCTGGGGGCGTCGCGCTGTTGACGCTGCACCCGCAGCTTCCGTACGCGTTGGGGTGGTGGTTGGCTCGCGGGGCGGTGTACTTCGCGTGGAACCTCCCTCTCCAGCGGGACTACGTCTTCAATGACCCGCCGGAGACGCTCATGGAGCGTCCTCATGCGGCATGA